In Nicotiana tabacum cultivar K326 chromosome 2, ASM71507v2, whole genome shotgun sequence, the following proteins share a genomic window:
- the LOC107786150 gene encoding uncharacterized protein LOC107786150, with product MASHKKEEVKPVLGYERSESFYQTDGHNNYQQFHPNAAQPLNLYDYNEQPNHNYPARPLPYVSPEVRQGFSFARVMLCLMVFLILFASLMSMVAWSVFSSYWPTIKVESFVVRSFEISNGSLLKANWETKVSVKNTNHRSSIVVEQAESSLVYKYVVLDTTSLVDHLEIAKESTLMLLDAFAFPNSKRSFTGDSVHNEMAKDQGRGHILFDLKIDVQVIFKSGVLEKRNKIRVYCEKIKLNFQNGSPIPTWDGSKSECING from the coding sequence ATGGCAAGTCATAAAAAGGAAGAAGTAAAACCAGTTTTGGGTTATGAAAGATCAGAAAGTTTCTACCAAACAGATGGTCATAATAATTATCAGCAATTTCATCCAAATGCAGCACAACCCCTTAATTTGTATGATTATAATGAACAACCTAATCATAATTATCCAGCTAGACCTCTACCTTATGTATCCCCTGAAGTTAGGCAAGGATTCTCTTTCGCCCGTGTAATGCTCTGTCTAATGGTATTTTTAATCTTGTTTGCATCTCTTATGAGCATGGTCGCATGGTCAGTATTTTCATCATATTGGCCAACAATTAAGGTAGAATCATTCGTTGTTCGTTCCTTTGAGATTTCCAACGGATCGTTGCTGAAAGCAAATTGGGAAACCAAAGTATCTGTGAAAAATACAAATCATCGTTCATCAATCGTGGTAGAGCAGGCAGAGAGTAGCTTGGTATACAAGTACGTTGTTCTTGACACGACTTCGTTGGTTGATCATTTGGAAATAGCAAAAGAGAGTACCCTCATGTTGCTTGACGCTTTTGCATTTCCCAATTCTAAACGGAGCTTCACCGGGGATTCGGTGCACAATGAAATGGCTAAAGATCAAGGAAGAGGGCACATTCTCTTTGATTTGAAAATTGATGTTCAAGTCATATTTAAGTCCGGGGTTTTGGAGAAGAGAAACAAGATCCGTGTGTATTGTGAAAAAATTAAATTGAATTTCCAAAATGGTTCCCCGATTCCAACGTGGGATGGTTCTAAAAGTGAATGTATAAATGGTTGA